The following coding sequences are from one Shewanella putrefaciens window:
- the rng gene encoding ribonuclease G, producing the protein MGSELLINVTPSEARVALVEHGVLQEVHIERRMKRGLVGNIYKGKISRVLPGMQAAFVDIGLDKAAFLHASDIVPHTECVADVEKGHFVVRDIAELVRQGQDIMVQVVKDPLGTKGARLTTDITLPSRYLVFMPGSSHVGVSQRIELEEERSRLKKITLPYVDEDGGFIIRTAAEGVGEDELAQDAAFLRRVWSKVSERRQRRGVALLYQDLALPVRIVRDFVGTELDRIQVDSRRTFDELQTFAQEFMPEIAEKIEHYSGPAPIFDLYDVENEIQRALGRKVELKSGGYLIIDQTEAMTTVDINTGAFVGHRNLEETIFNTNLEATQAIARQLRLRNLGGIIIIDFIDMLNEEHKTRVLNSLNSALAKDRVKTNVSGFSGLGLVEMTRKRTRESLEHVVCSECPACHGTGSMKTVETVSYEIFREIIRLNRAYDADEFLLYCSPAVYQSLSGEESHLIAELEVYISKRIRLQNEPMYSQHKYDVVMM; encoded by the coding sequence ATGGGTTCAGAATTACTGATCAACGTAACCCCATCCGAGGCTCGCGTCGCTTTAGTTGAACACGGTGTATTGCAAGAAGTGCATATTGAACGCCGTATGAAACGGGGATTAGTCGGCAATATTTATAAAGGTAAAATCAGCCGCGTGTTACCTGGCATGCAAGCGGCTTTTGTTGATATAGGTTTAGATAAAGCTGCATTTCTTCATGCTTCTGACATAGTGCCACACACTGAGTGCGTTGCCGATGTTGAAAAAGGCCACTTCGTTGTCCGTGATATCGCTGAATTAGTCCGCCAAGGGCAAGATATTATGGTGCAAGTAGTTAAAGATCCCTTGGGTACTAAGGGAGCGCGTTTAACAACTGATATCACGCTGCCTTCCCGTTATTTAGTCTTTATGCCTGGCTCTAGCCATGTTGGGGTTTCCCAACGTATTGAGCTTGAGGAAGAGCGCAGCCGTTTAAAGAAAATCACACTTCCTTATGTGGATGAAGATGGCGGATTTATTATTCGCACGGCTGCCGAAGGCGTTGGAGAAGATGAGCTTGCTCAAGATGCGGCGTTCTTACGCCGAGTTTGGTCTAAGGTCAGCGAGCGACGACAACGCCGTGGCGTGGCGCTTTTATACCAAGATTTAGCGTTGCCAGTGCGTATTGTGCGTGATTTTGTTGGCACTGAACTGGATCGTATTCAGGTCGATTCACGCCGCACCTTTGATGAGTTGCAAACCTTCGCTCAAGAATTTATGCCTGAAATTGCTGAGAAAATTGAGCATTACTCAGGCCCGGCACCTATTTTTGATCTCTACGATGTTGAAAATGAAATCCAGCGCGCGCTGGGTCGTAAAGTTGAGTTAAAGTCGGGCGGTTATCTGATCATCGATCAAACCGAAGCTATGACGACCGTCGACATCAACACTGGTGCCTTTGTGGGTCATCGTAATCTCGAAGAAACCATCTTTAATACCAATCTCGAAGCGACCCAAGCCATTGCAAGACAACTGCGCCTACGCAATCTAGGTGGCATCATTATTATCGACTTTATCGATATGCTTAATGAAGAGCATAAAACACGTGTGCTTAATAGTTTAAATAGTGCTTTAGCCAAGGACCGCGTTAAAACGAATGTCAGTGGGTTTTCTGGTTTAGGGCTGGTCGAGATGACGCGCAAACGCACTCGCGAGAGTTTAGAGCATGTGGTTTGTAGCGAGTGTCCAGCTTGTCATGGCACAGGGAGTATGAAGACAGTTGAAACTGTCTCCTATGAAATATTCCGAGAAATTATTCGATTAAATCGTGCATACGATGCCGATGAGTTTTTGCTGTATTGTTCTCCTGCGGTATATCAAAGTTTGAGTGGCGAAGAAAGTCATCTGATCGCTGAGCTTGAAGTTTATATTAGTAAACGTATTCGCCTGCAAAATGAGCCTATGTACTCACAGCACAAATACGATGTGGTGATGATGTAG
- a CDS encoding rod shape-determining protein, with protein MFKKLRGIFSNDLSIDLGTANTLIYVRDEGIVLNEPSVVAIRGERNSSGQKSVAAVGTEAKQMLGRTPGNIQAIRPMKDGVIADFYVTEKMLQHFIKQVHNNSFFRPSPRVLVCVPVGATQVERRAIRESAMGAGAREVYLIEEPMAAAIGAGLPVSEATGSMVVDIGGGTTEVAIISLNGVVYSSSVRIGGDKFDDAIINYVRRNYGSLIGEATAERIKHTIGTAYPGDEVLEIEVRGRNLAEGVPRSFILNSNEILEALQEPLSGIVSAVMVALEQSPPELASDISERGMVLTGGGALLRDLDRLLMQETGIPVMVADDPLTCVARGGGKALEMIDMHGGDLFSEET; from the coding sequence ATGTTCAAGAAGCTGCGTGGCATTTTTTCTAATGATCTATCGATCGATTTGGGTACAGCTAACACATTAATTTATGTTCGTGACGAAGGCATAGTCCTCAATGAGCCTTCTGTTGTTGCTATACGTGGTGAGCGTAACAGCTCTGGTCAGAAATCTGTCGCCGCAGTCGGCACAGAGGCTAAACAAATGTTAGGCCGAACACCCGGTAACATCCAAGCTATCCGTCCAATGAAAGACGGTGTTATTGCTGACTTTTATGTGACTGAAAAAATGCTGCAGCACTTTATCAAACAAGTGCACAACAATAGCTTTTTTCGTCCAAGCCCGCGCGTTTTAGTCTGTGTGCCCGTGGGGGCAACTCAGGTTGAACGTCGTGCTATCCGTGAATCGGCCATGGGGGCTGGTGCTCGCGAAGTGTATTTAATTGAAGAGCCAATGGCTGCTGCGATTGGTGCGGGTTTACCTGTCTCTGAAGCAACAGGTTCTATGGTAGTGGATATTGGTGGTGGTACCACTGAAGTCGCTATTATTTCATTGAACGGTGTCGTGTATTCCTCTTCAGTACGTATTGGTGGCGATAAGTTTGATGATGCCATTATCAACTATGTGCGCCGTAATTATGGCAGCTTAATTGGTGAAGCAACGGCTGAGCGTATTAAGCACACAATTGGTACGGCTTATCCTGGGGATGAAGTGTTAGAGATTGAGGTACGTGGTCGTAACTTGGCTGAAGGTGTGCCGCGTAGCTTTATACTTAACAGCAATGAAATTTTAGAAGCGCTGCAAGAGCCATTATCGGGTATTGTTAGCGCGGTGATGGTGGCGTTAGAGCAGTCTCCACCTGAGTTAGCCTCAGATATTTCTGAGCGTGGCATGGTATTAACGGGCGGTGGCGCACTGTTGCGTGATTTAGACCGTTTATTAATGCAAGAAACGGGTATACCTGTAATGGTTGCGGACGATCCACTAACGTGTGTTGCACGCGGCGGTGGTAAAGCCCTCGAAATGATTGATATGCACGGCGGCGATCTGTTCTCCGAAGAAACTTAA
- the mreD gene encoding rod shape-determining protein MreD: protein MSLQAANGRLIVWLTLFIGLLSQIMPLPSVVEAWRPDWLLMVVMYWSIALPHRYNILTAWVLGLALDILLGATLGVRSLAMSLVIYIAILHCQRLRNFPKWQQTLVVALLIALYHLVVYWVEFVMDEATFNADLFLPAISGLVIWPWIFWILRRVRRHYKVR, encoded by the coding sequence ATGAGTTTACAAGCTGCCAATGGTCGACTCATCGTCTGGTTGACGCTGTTTATCGGATTGCTAAGCCAAATTATGCCGTTACCTTCGGTGGTTGAAGCTTGGCGCCCTGACTGGCTGTTAATGGTGGTTATGTATTGGTCTATTGCCTTGCCACACAGATACAATATTTTAACTGCTTGGGTTTTAGGTTTGGCCCTCGATATTCTGTTGGGAGCAACCTTGGGTGTGCGCTCTTTAGCGATGTCATTGGTGATCTATATTGCGATTTTGCATTGCCAACGGTTGCGTAATTTCCCAAAATGGCAGCAAACCTTAGTAGTGGCGCTGCTAATTGCCCTTTACCACTTAGTCGTTTACTGGGTAGAGTTTGTGATGGATGAAGCGACATTTAATGCGGATTTGTTTCTACCTGCAATTTCTGGGCTAGTGATTTGGCCTTGGATTTTTTGGATTTTACGTCGTGTTCGACGTCATTATAAGGTTCGCTAA
- a CDS encoding Maf family protein, which translates to MNLVLASTSPRRKELLANIGLGRTDFSFTQVAPDIDETPLNDETPRDYVQRLAAEKAQAGLALCLGMSQPAVLGSDTIVVLENAILGKPVDEQDAKRVLRALSGKTHTVMTAVAITYGDVDSPTTSVRLVETQVRFCTLSDADIDAYVASKEPMDKAGSYGIQGLGGCFVESIEGSYSCVVGLPLVETRALLAEVGFG; encoded by the coding sequence GTGAATTTAGTTCTCGCTTCTACCTCTCCACGTCGCAAAGAATTATTGGCAAATATTGGCTTAGGGCGTACAGATTTTAGTTTTACTCAAGTCGCCCCAGATATTGATGAAACCCCTTTAAATGATGAGACTCCAAGGGATTATGTACAACGTCTCGCCGCTGAAAAAGCGCAAGCAGGGCTTGCATTATGCCTTGGCATGTCACAGCCTGCTGTATTAGGTTCTGATACTATCGTTGTGCTTGAAAACGCAATATTAGGAAAACCCGTTGACGAACAGGATGCAAAACGTGTGTTGCGGGCATTATCTGGCAAAACACACACAGTAATGACAGCGGTGGCGATAACCTATGGTGATGTCGACAGCCCTACAACATCAGTGCGTTTGGTTGAAACCCAAGTACGATTTTGTACGCTAAGTGATGCTGATATCGATGCCTATGTTGCCTCAAAGGAACCCATGGATAAAGCAGGTAGTTATGGTATTCAGGGGTTAGGCGGCTGTTTTGTTGAGTCGATTGAAGGCAGTTATTCCTGCGTGGTTGGCTTACCTTTAGTTGAAACGCGTGCATTATTAGCTGAGGTTGGATTCGGTTAA
- the mreC gene encoding rod shape-determining protein MreC encodes MKPIFVRGISNQFRLTLAIILSVILLVANHRLEPARQSLSSVLSPVQYLASFPGALLDWSSESFATRNMLALQNKELLRQQLLMSERLQRFEHLRQENERLRALLGSPAYQDSRKMVAEVLEVASDPSHHYVVLNHGARSGVFVGQPVVDAQGVVGQVVQISEMTSRVLLLSDVSHGLPVRITRNDVRLIANGTGENDEIELRHVAKSIDVRVGDLLVTSGLGNRFPEGYPVARVMEVLTEDGQSYARVTAQPLAALDRIRYLLLIWPSPDSGVTLPHQMPVPAADQPEEAKPDPNTINSAPNTQGSANTPQGAATNANATTGAVTTPPPAEVH; translated from the coding sequence ATGAAGCCAATTTTTGTTCGTGGTATTTCTAACCAATTTCGTTTAACACTGGCAATTATTTTGTCGGTGATTTTGCTCGTGGCTAATCATCGTCTCGAACCTGCGCGTCAATCCCTTTCATCTGTATTAAGCCCTGTGCAATATCTCGCCAGTTTTCCTGGGGCCTTACTCGATTGGTCATCCGAGAGTTTTGCAACGCGTAATATGCTGGCGTTACAGAATAAAGAGCTATTAAGACAGCAATTACTAATGAGCGAGCGTTTGCAGCGTTTTGAACATTTGCGCCAAGAGAATGAGCGTTTACGCGCCTTGCTTGGGTCTCCTGCGTATCAGGATTCTCGCAAAATGGTGGCAGAAGTGCTCGAGGTCGCTAGCGATCCCTCCCATCATTATGTTGTGTTAAATCACGGAGCGCGCAGTGGCGTTTTCGTCGGGCAACCCGTTGTTGATGCACAAGGGGTTGTGGGGCAGGTGGTGCAAATTAGCGAGATGACCAGTCGTGTATTGCTGCTTTCTGATGTCTCCCATGGTTTACCTGTGCGTATTACCCGCAACGATGTGCGCTTAATCGCCAATGGTACGGGTGAAAATGATGAGATTGAATTGCGCCATGTGGCTAAAAGTATCGATGTGCGTGTTGGTGATTTATTAGTGACTTCTGGCCTTGGTAATCGTTTTCCCGAAGGGTATCCCGTTGCTCGGGTCATGGAAGTCCTGACGGAGGATGGCCAAAGCTATGCCCGTGTTACCGCTCAACCACTGGCAGCCCTTGATCGTATTCGTTATTTATTATTGATTTGGCCATCACCAGATTCAGGTGTGACTTTGCCGCATCAAATGCCAGTACCTGCTGCGGATCAGCCTGAAGAGGCTAAGCCGGATCCCAATACGATAAATAGTGCACCCAATACCCAAGGTTCGGCAAACACGCCACAAGGGGCTGCAACTAATGCGAATGCTACAACGGGCGCTGTGACCACTCCACCGCCAGCAGAGGTGCATTAA
- a CDS encoding DUF6701 domain-containing protein translates to MGINLLDVYYKKIIIRSLFIFLCLLTVLLSSFVKADWSGTFPQGVNNYDVSGTITFNTSYLYNAPNNATFWYSYLPTYKYIQDGYSLDQLCVTSSNSYRWCQAGNYVANLPISRIDFAQCTSSSTVNVGPPTWDNKQIDIVEGEYNNILLEGGSDKILRFTSKDGIYKIKSLTATSGQIVLSAGQYWIESLSINHGVTLIYPSVGTVSLFIKDDYKHYSLNTVGQPEKLLIYNYGNFTLNGGASLKSYVVSEKNALLEGSSYLDGAITAKNISLKGGSSVRFDNKASNINVVPNCNPAPVLQCFNDDFSQSALSSDWVVSRSSGSFTPSIVGGRMRLTQASQKQSTASTYQRLFPAAENLVEIQFDHYAYGGATNNGADGIAVVLSDAAITPQPGAFGGPLGYGFKPGISGFAGGWLGVGIDEFGNFSGEGGSINLSGQRRQSVVVRGSGAGTSGYRYLRGTCNNGTTNTSGSCLSPTVDKNNVTPAHRYKITIDSQSAGQSLVKVERNTGSGFVTLISSFNAAAQTGQATIPKDFLLSLTGSTGDYYNNHEIDNVQICALKSNPITTQIDHFEFDHTGQGLTCNPETVTIRACANTSCSQLFTEPLTATLLPESTAEGVWVGGNQVSFSGGTAQLQLRRNTAGVVTLGVKGSSPTTRPLSKTLCRIGAGALSENNCSLTFADSGFIFDVPDKLANKPVEVLVKAVKKSDVTQQCIPSFQNQAKSLSFWSQYVEPSAPITPKAVTINSTAISAASAVPTALSLGFDINGQAKITVNYPDAGKLQLNAKYTGTGDEQGLLMIGSDQFVNVPVGLCVTPEDNGALCPAGNESCSVYKKAGESFNLQIVAKAWVVDNDGNYCDNPSTPNYVQSGIALSSQLVAPSSGVQGAVGVASYDQEGKINNLNTVAQSISEVGVFTFSAAPPSSYLGSSFYSIPLAKSANIGRFVPDHFEVTTSSVVPACSSTYSFSYMDQPFDVAFNLEARNVAGVVTQNYHGSFAKATGLLVGENNDDGNDMQLRLDDVAVPLKSSSWTAGEASIDYQPHFSRLPALIGGEVDGPYEQMLLGVKVFDNDGNVSSVASPNMNAATLGDCSAGTSCDAVILSAIQQRYRHGRVVMDNTYGPETETLSMPVRAEYWNGTNWVLNGDDSCTIATYGLGSQVDNAGLGYHFDPNLATGQSVVRSGGTSTFQSGQFELLWRAVATSGPLYRGQVTAPLDVPAWLEWYWNWNGVSPTSLSEPRASAFFGRYRGHDRIIYWREVN, encoded by the coding sequence GTGGGAATTAACCTTTTAGATGTGTATTATAAAAAAATTATAATTAGATCATTGTTTATTTTTTTATGCTTACTCACAGTGCTGCTTTCTAGTTTTGTAAAGGCTGATTGGAGTGGAACCTTTCCTCAAGGTGTAAATAACTATGATGTAAGTGGTACAATAACATTTAATACTTCATATCTATATAATGCACCTAATAATGCCACTTTCTGGTATAGCTATTTACCTACATATAAATATATTCAGGATGGTTATAGTCTTGACCAATTATGTGTGACATCCAGTAATTCATATCGTTGGTGTCAGGCAGGTAACTATGTTGCTAATTTACCCATCAGCCGTATAGATTTCGCTCAATGTACATCTTCTAGTACCGTGAATGTTGGCCCACCTACATGGGACAATAAACAAATAGATATTGTGGAAGGTGAATATAATAATATTCTTTTAGAGGGTGGTTCGGATAAGATTCTCCGATTCACAAGCAAAGATGGTATATATAAAATAAAATCACTCACAGCAACATCTGGACAAATAGTGCTTTCTGCTGGGCAGTATTGGATTGAAAGTTTATCCATAAACCATGGTGTTACATTAATATACCCTTCGGTTGGTACAGTATCGTTATTTATTAAAGATGACTATAAACATTACAGTCTAAATACTGTTGGCCAACCAGAAAAATTACTCATTTATAATTATGGGAATTTTACTCTTAATGGGGGGGCATCTCTAAAGTCATATGTGGTTTCTGAAAAAAATGCACTACTTGAAGGTAGCTCTTACTTAGATGGTGCCATTACAGCTAAAAACATCAGTTTAAAAGGGGGAAGTAGTGTTAGGTTTGATAATAAGGCATCGAATATAAATGTCGTGCCTAATTGTAATCCTGCACCTGTCTTACAATGCTTTAATGATGATTTCTCCCAAAGCGCATTAAGCAGTGATTGGGTTGTTTCCCGTAGCAGTGGCAGTTTTACCCCTTCAATCGTGGGTGGCCGCATGCGTTTAACGCAAGCGAGTCAGAAACAATCAACGGCATCCACTTATCAAAGACTTTTCCCCGCCGCTGAAAACTTAGTCGAAATCCAGTTTGATCATTATGCTTACGGTGGCGCGACCAATAATGGTGCCGATGGTATTGCCGTAGTGTTATCTGATGCCGCGATTACACCGCAGCCTGGCGCCTTTGGAGGACCTTTAGGTTATGGTTTTAAGCCTGGAATTAGCGGGTTTGCGGGAGGCTGGCTTGGGGTTGGTATTGATGAGTTTGGGAACTTCTCTGGTGAAGGCGGGAGCATAAATCTTTCGGGCCAGCGGCGCCAGTCAGTTGTCGTGCGTGGTTCTGGTGCTGGCACATCTGGTTATCGTTATCTGCGTGGAACCTGTAATAACGGCACAACCAATACCAGTGGTAGCTGTTTATCTCCTACGGTTGATAAAAACAATGTAACCCCTGCACACAGATATAAAATTACCATAGATTCGCAGTCTGCGGGACAATCATTAGTCAAAGTTGAGCGTAATACAGGCTCAGGTTTTGTCACCTTAATATCCTCTTTCAATGCTGCGGCTCAGACGGGGCAAGCAACCATTCCGAAGGATTTTTTATTGTCATTAACGGGATCGACGGGGGATTACTATAATAACCATGAAATTGATAATGTTCAGATTTGCGCATTAAAGTCGAATCCAATTACCACACAGATCGATCATTTTGAATTTGATCATACGGGTCAGGGACTCACCTGTAATCCCGAGACTGTGACCATTAGAGCCTGTGCCAATACGAGTTGTAGTCAACTCTTTACCGAACCGCTAACGGCAACATTATTGCCTGAGTCTACAGCCGAGGGCGTGTGGGTTGGCGGTAACCAAGTGAGTTTTAGTGGTGGTACTGCGCAATTACAACTACGGCGCAATACTGCTGGCGTTGTGACCTTAGGTGTAAAAGGGTCCAGTCCAACAACTAGGCCCTTAAGCAAGACCTTATGCCGTATTGGTGCTGGTGCATTAAGTGAAAATAATTGTTCGCTGACCTTTGCCGATAGCGGTTTTATTTTTGATGTACCTGATAAATTAGCTAATAAACCGGTTGAGGTGTTGGTCAAAGCGGTTAAAAAGTCGGATGTCACACAGCAGTGTATTCCGAGTTTCCAGAATCAGGCTAAGAGCCTTAGTTTTTGGAGTCAGTATGTGGAGCCTAGTGCGCCAATCACACCTAAGGCTGTCACTATTAATAGCACTGCAATCAGTGCTGCGAGCGCCGTACCTACTGCATTGAGCCTGGGCTTTGATATTAATGGGCAGGCAAAAATCACGGTCAATTACCCCGATGCGGGCAAATTACAGCTCAATGCGAAATATACAGGCACGGGCGATGAGCAAGGTTTATTGATGATAGGCTCAGATCAGTTTGTCAATGTCCCTGTAGGTTTATGTGTTACCCCAGAAGACAACGGTGCCTTGTGTCCCGCGGGAAATGAGAGCTGTTCTGTGTATAAAAAAGCGGGTGAGAGTTTTAATTTGCAGATTGTTGCTAAAGCATGGGTTGTTGATAACGACGGCAATTATTGCGATAACCCTAGTACGCCCAATTATGTCCAATCTGGTATCGCGTTATCCAGCCAACTGGTGGCGCCAAGTTCCGGTGTACAGGGGGCAGTAGGCGTAGCCAGTTACGATCAAGAGGGCAAGATAAATAATCTTAATACAGTGGCTCAAAGCATAAGTGAAGTGGGGGTATTTACCTTTAGTGCTGCGCCGCCATCGAGTTACTTAGGATCGAGTTTTTACTCAATACCACTCGCAAAGAGTGCCAACATAGGCCGATTTGTCCCCGACCACTTTGAAGTGACCACATCGAGTGTGGTGCCTGCGTGTAGTAGTACCTATAGCTTTAGCTATATGGATCAGCCTTTTGATGTAGCATTTAATCTTGAGGCGCGAAATGTCGCTGGAGTTGTGACACAGAATTATCACGGTAGTTTTGCCAAAGCGACGGGGCTGCTGGTGGGAGAAAATAATGATGATGGTAATGATATGCAGCTACGCTTAGATGACGTTGCTGTACCCTTGAAATCGAGTTCGTGGACAGCTGGTGAGGCGAGCATAGATTATCAACCTCATTTTTCCCGCCTCCCCGCTTTAATTGGTGGTGAAGTCGATGGTCCCTATGAGCAAATGTTGTTGGGAGTTAAAGTATTTGATAATGATGGGAATGTTAGTTCAGTTGCATCGCCAAATATGAATGCAGCCACCCTTGGCGACTGCAGTGCGGGTACTAGTTGTGATGCTGTTATATTATCCGCTATCCAGCAGAGATATCGCCATGGTCGAGTGGTAATGGACAACACTTACGGCCCAGAGACTGAAACATTAAGTATGCCTGTTCGGGCCGAGTATTGGAATGGCACGAATTGGGTGTTAAATGGGGATGATAGCTGCACTATCGCCACTTATGGCTTAGGTTCGCAGGTTGATAATGCTGGTCTTGGCTATCACTTTGACCCAAATTTAGCCACAGGACAAAGTGTTGTGCGCTCCGGTGGCACATCAACATTCCAATCTGGCCAATTTGAGTTGCTGTGGCGAGCCGTGGCGACAAGTGGCCCGCTTTACCGAGGACAAGTGACCGCGCCTTTAGATGTACCCGCTTGGCTAGAATGGTATTGGAATTGGAACGGGGTTTCACCTACTAGCTTATCCGAACCCCGCGCCAGTGCATTTTTTGGTCGTTACCGTGGGCATGACAGGATCATCTACTGGCGAGAGGTTAATTAA